In the genome of Raphanus sativus cultivar WK10039 chromosome 9, ASM80110v3, whole genome shotgun sequence, the window CAATACCATGTGagtacacacacacacacaatagCAAAACTGTTTGATGAACAAAGACTTTACCACTTATGAATCTGTGCATTCTGTGCTTCTTGTCTTCGATCTTGAAAGAAAATGTATTTGGCAAAGGTGAAGACTTTCCTGTCTCAGCTTCAGAAGCAACTTTTAAAGAGCTTTCACtgtaaaataattgttttcCTAAGTCAGCAAAAAACTAAACTCAATTCGAAAAACAAAACATGTTTAGCGGTTTAAGAGAGTAAGAGTAGTGACCTTCTCGTGTCCTCGTCTTCTTCATTAGGAGACAATGCCATTGCTGAATCCCAAAACTTCTGCATCATTGTGTTCGTCGCCTCGTTACCTATTCCAGCAGTAGTTCCAGCCTGATCACATCAAAAAATAACTATGAGAGATCAGTGGATTTGTCATAATCAAAACACTTTATAGAATAAGTTTCAAAATACGAGACTTACTGTGGCGACAGCAGCGTGCGTTACATTGATTACATCGACAACTGCAACTACATCTCCATCTGCAATCAGGAAACCCTTTTTGTTATTTACATACGGTTTTGCCATTTAGTTTTTCTCAAGACTTGCAATCCAAAATGCAAACAGAACTTTTACCTTGGTCTGTAACAGGAAGGTGTAGAAATTTTCCCTCGTGCATGATGTGCAGAGCTTCAACGATTGGTGTGTCAACTGACGTAGATTCTGGATTCTGAGTCATAACCTATATATTCACCAATAAGAACAAACGATTAAAACTTAACAGGAAATAGGAATCTAAGACGGTTGAAAATTTAGTCCAAAACTTAAGAACTGGAAAGTTCAAGAGGAGACTAATCTCTTAATCctcttgaccaaaaaaaaatggaatatcGTAATCATACTTGTTCCATTGTGGTCTCAGATGGAGGACGATTTTCAGCCACAACCCGCATCAGTATATCCTTGGAACTATATAacagacaaaaacaaaattttagacGTTAGTATAAGTACAAGGAAGATAAATGAGTTCAGTCACAGCATAATCAAGAATCCAAATGAATACATAATTAACCAGAACTGATGGGTATCAGGCAGTTTAGTTTGTTTGAGTTGTGTCACTCGAATAAACCCTACTGTTCCAGTTTTCTATATAGTTCTTTGGAGGAAGAAGCTAGGAGATTCTTATCAGCTAGCTTATATTATAGTATCTTAACGGAAGTTGGTAGAACCTATTGAGCTGAGAAAGGGATATAAAATGTTAAAGCAAAACTTCCAAAGCTTTCAGAAAAGAGAACTCACGTAAATATCCCTCTAAGCTTGTCCTCGATCATCACGACTGCACAGCTTGAATGTAGTTCAACCATCTTCTTTGCTACAGTCAGCACTGTATCGTCTGGTGCGACTTTCAAAACCCTGAACAAAAACCAGTGATAACTTAAAACAACATAACTGATAGgtagcaaagaaaaaaaaaagacactaaAGATTGTTGTAATGAGAATTtaattagaaacaaaaaaaaaaaaaaaagtaagagatTACCTACTTTGTATCATCAGGTATAATTGTAGATAAAGAAGGTCTAAACATCCGGTCTCGTAGCGTTTCAATGAAAGTGTTGTGAACTACATGAAAGAATCAACATACCACAAATTCAAAACTCTGAAAAGATTAGccaagagaaaaagagaagaaagggTTCAGTTCCTCCGCCGACCTGAAGTGTTAGTTCCCCAACTTCTCTCAACACCTTCAACGGCAGCAGCTATTGCCTTACCTTTCTCAGCAGCCCTCTCCATACGAGCAATCGCATCATAAAGACACTTGGCTATATCTAGTAAAGCAATCACTTCGCCATTTTCAACAACAGGCAGATGTCTGAATTTTCCTGCAGGGTTAATTAAAGCCTCATTAAGGATCCATACGCACGCAAGgattagaaaaataaagaatGATGTTCCTCTAAAACACCAACAAACCTAGGACCATCTTCTGAAGAGCATCAACAGCAAGTGTCTCGGAAAGAACAAACATGGGCTTCCGAGTCATAACCTCGGACACGGGAGTTTCCTCCACATTAACTTCCTTCGAGATCACTCTTGTGGCTATATCCTGAAAAAGAGACACACATTCATTAGAACATAAAGTGGTTTTTAAACATTTCTTGGCGCAGTTGATAGTGAGATTTGTTACCTTGTCAGTAAGAATGCCACAAAGCATTTCGTTAGAGTCAGTCAACAACAAGGCATCGACCTTACGTGAAGCCATGTTTTTGCAAGCATCATATATGGTAGTGGTTGCGGGAACAGTAATGGCTTTGGATAGCCTTAAGCGCTTAACAGTTCGCTCTCCGCCGGTTATTAAACCCCTGAGCTCCAAAAAATATCCAAACGATATGAAAAAGCTAAATCTAAATCAGACATAGGAATAGTTTTAATTGCTTCTAAAGGAACCAATAAGAAACCAAATATTACAAAAACTAAACGTTTTATGGATTGAGAGGGAGATATTACAACTTACAAAGGGGAACGCGAAACAGTGAGAGATCTCCGGGCAGTGCCGGGACCTCCGATTTCCATGGATTTCTTCTTCCCGTGGAGTGAGGAAGTCGTTACGGAGAAGCTCCGTCTCGAAGGACCGCCTTCGCTAGCCATTTTCTACTTTGTAATTCAAAAGGTTTGTTGAAATCGTCAACGCTTACGACAATCTAGATTTGATTAAGTTCGTGGAATCAATCAAAAGTGTGTGTGTATTACCAGGCGAATTCGTCGTCGGGGGTCAACTATCGAAAGAAGCTTTAATGGAGTTTGGGATAATTAGTTCCGTGGCGGAGGATGACTCTTTCTCGATTGTTCGGTGGGGGGAGGATGATGGCAAGAGAGAAACGACGATTCCTCCTCACCGGGAAAGTGATGGGAGGAAAATGAAAGAAAACTTTTGTGATTTttctgtaaaacaaaaaaaactttctttttgttttcgtctctctctctctctctctcgatcggATTCTTTGCCTCCGATGCTTTTGCTAATTGGTCGATCGCtcgtttttattttgtacagtgtattgatttttttggtcATTTACAAGTGTATCCTCGAGATTTGAAGATTAGTGACCAGTGTGTATCAGCGATTTGTTTCCCATTTTGCATAGGGTTTATTGTCATTGTTTATTTATGTCACTATTACACACCAGTAAATACTTTCTGGattttgtctctttttttttgtgattggATTTTGTttactcttttctttctttaagtAGTCAAGAatttaaagttattttttacatttatacaaataataaattaactcCTCGAATTTTTATTAAGGATTGTTACTTCCACACTTTCTTTAATACAAAATgtcattttaaaattcaaatacaatttatatctattttaacaatgatattaattatgaaatgcttaaattgtatttatttcaaaaaaatattagttaaacaaatattattattaaagaCATAAATGAAATGCAATCACTTGTCTTAATTTGTGGGAGGGAATTAAGACAACCATGATTAAGTTTCCACAAAATGACGCTGTGCTGTTAGTAATGGGCTTCATAATGATTAAAACGACTAACCTGAATGATTAAGAGTTTATACAACGACACCCGTATCTGCTACAATTGAGCCTTAATACAATTAGGTCCATTAAGGcccaatttatattttgttcaattttatctgaatctctctctctctctctctctctctctctctctttcggcATCGCCAATCCGTGAAGAATCCAAAATCCACACCAATGGCGACTTCAATAGCTCGAATCTCTCGAAGAGGTTTAGCTTCCAACCTGATCCAGTCGCATTGAAGACTGAGGCGCCGAAGCCAAAACTAACGGTGTCTCCGTCGCCGGATCGTGTGAAATGGGACTACAGAGGACAGAGACAGATCATTCCCTTGGGACAGTGGCTTCCCAAGGTAGCAGTTGATGCCTACGTGGCACCTAACGTTGTATTAGCCGGTCAGGTCACAGTCTGGGACGGCTCCTCCGTCTGGAACGGCGCCGTTTTGCGCGGCGACCTCAACAAAATCACCCTCGGGTTCTGCTCGAATGTACAGGAACGGTGTGTTGTCCATGTCGCGTTTGTTGTTCCATCCGTGTTTTCGGACAACTGTGTTCTGATTATCTAATGTATGGAATCAATATAATATGTTATGTAGGATAGACTGAGTGGTTTAGATTCGTCGTGGCTGTGTATGTGAGAGGTAGGAATCTAGAATCTTGCTGATGATATGTGCTTGAGCTTAGCATTGAGAACTAAGTAGATTAGCACACGTGGTGGATCATAGCAGTAGAAAACATTGAGTTATATATATCATTCAACATACCTAAGAGTGTATATTCAATCATGTTTGGGTCCTATTGATAAAaccaattttcaaaaaaaaaaaaattacgcgGTCTTTAGGCGATATATAGAGGATTAGTGCCTAGGCATTCATTACGTTTACCGACTTACCGTCTATTTTGATTTTACAGGATTACCAGCAGAGACATTGATCGACAGGTACGTGACAGTGGGTGCCATACAGTCTTCTGAGATCATGTACCATCGAACCAGAGTGTATCATCGGGCAACACTCAATACTAATGGAAGGTTCGTTGGTGGAGACCCGCTCAATCCTGGAAGCTGGTTCGGTTGTACCACCGGGAAGAAGGATCCCATCAGGTGAACTGTGGGGAGGCAATCCAGCAAGGTTCATAAGAACCCTAACTAACGAAGAAACCTTAGAGATCCCGAAACTCGCTGTAGCCATCAACCACTTAAGTGGAGATTACTTCTCTGAGTTCTTGCCTTACTCCACTGTCTACTTAGAGGTAGAGAAGTTCAAGAAGTCCCTTGGAATCAATGTTTAGAGAGTCCCTAGAAGCTTCTATTATTAGCTGAAGAGCATCGAAACATTCCAATATTTGTCTTCTCGTTTTGGTTTCTTTGTTAAATTCAATTATAAAACTGATTTTGGCTGCGATAAAATGAATGATAAGGGCGACTACTTCTGGTTTTGTTGTCTCTGGGCAAGCAAATCAAAAGCTATTGCCCCTCCTTAGCTCTAGTTGTAGTCTTATATGTGTTGCATGTTTGAACACTccagtagtagtagtagtagtagcagCTCATGAACAACCACCACATTCTTCTATTGACATCGACAAATGTTGGTCCATTGATGCTTACTCGAGCTCCACGAATCAATACTCTTGAGAAAATTTGGAAGTGTTATAGTGGCTTGTAGGAAGCATATTCGACCACTGATGCTAACTGATTCGGACATTAttggcaaaagaaaaaaaaaagaaacccaCAAAACAATGCGATAGGAGATCTTATCTTTTAATATGTCACAATGTACTCGTTTTAGATGTAGACAcaaagtgttttggttttgttcattATATCTTTTAAGTCTTATCTTTCTTTTCCTGAATAGACGAAGAATCTTTTGTCCAATCTCAACACCTGTTtcattattttgatatttgaagTTTTCTTAGGGtgtattgttttttcttcttctaaaagGCGTTATGAAAAAGAGACCAGCCTCGTTGGTGTACATGTGGAATGGTGGTAGTCTTTCTTTGTATTTATCTAACTTCAAATCCGATTATGCTGTAAACAACTTTAGTGTATGCATATTTATTACTAAAGTTTGATTTATGCTCCACACTTGCGAATGTATTATGATTTATGCTCCACACTGTCAAATGTCTGATACTTTTGTTTATGACTTGGtaatgaaaaaataaagttgTGATTATAAAACTCAAAACATCTATAGTACTTTTTAATGTTCTAGATATTTTTAGTTGATTTCAACTACAAATTAGTTAAGATAAGTAGTTATTAGTTAACTAAACTTGATTGGTGCTAATTGGTTATTAAATGGTTTATTTCTCCCCCTATAATAAACATAAAGGGGTTTGGgtgaaaaatatttgttaacaaCACATAAATCATTAGCATATACCAAgctttttagttatataatttttctaGCGTTCAAAAGTTTGCTATGTGATGTGAGTTGATATCCGCTTTCCTGTAACTTTAACATCATACATTAAATCACCATGTGATTCTATAGTTATTAACTTATTAAGACTGCGAAACCACATTTTATTGTTAACCCTCTTTAATTTGTCTACGTGACTATCTATAGTAAAGAAAATCCATATAAAGAATATAGTAATAAGCTCAAGC includes:
- the LOC108823329 gene encoding CBS domain-containing protein CBSCBSPB1, whose product is MASEGGPSRRSFSVTTSSLHGKKKSMEIGGPGTARRSLTVSRSPLGLITGGERTVKRLRLSKAITVPATTTIYDACKNMASRKVDALLLTDSNEMLCGILTDKDIATRVISKEVNVEETPVSEVMTRKPMFVLSETLAVDALQKMVLGKFRHLPVVENGEVIALLDIAKCLYDAIARMERAAEKGKAIAAAVEGVERSWGTNTSVHNTFIETLRDRMFRPSLSTIIPDDTKVLKVAPDDTVLTVAKKMVELHSSCAVVMIEDKLRGIFTSKDILMRVVAENRPPSETTMEQVMTQNPESTSVDTPIVEALHIMHEGKFLHLPVTDQDGDVVAVVDVINVTHAAVATAGTTAGIGNEATNTMMQKFWDSAMALSPNEEDEDTRSESSLKVASEAETGKSSPLPNTFSFKIEDKKHRMHRFISDTRSLTEVVTAILQRLGDDIDPDNNIPQIFYEDEDHDKVLLASDSDLQAAIDHAKSIGWKSLRLHLDDSRKGKGRRRRATVSAEAMEYVERDGWGATYSGVAAGAALVAGLGFMAYLKRAGQ